The Fusobacterium russii ATCC 25533 DNA window TTTTCACTTGGATATACTGTTCTTTGTCTATTTAATTTCTTGTAAGTACTATTTAAACTCTCTATTGCGTTTGTGGTATATATTACCTTCCTTACTTCCAATGAAAATTTAAATATTGGTGTTAAAATATCACAATTTTGATACCAACTTGACATGGAATTCGGATATTTTTCTTTCCATTTTCCATTGACTTTATCTAAATTCTCTAATGCTTGTGTTTCTGTTGCTGCTAGGTATATACTTTTTAAATCAGAAGCAAAATCTCTCTTATCCTTGTATGATACATATTTTAAAGTATTTCTTACTTGATGGACTATACAACGTTGATATTCTGTTTGTGGAAAAGCAGCAGCTATTGCTTCTTTTATACCTGTTAGTCCATCAGCGCAGATTACCATAATATCATTTACACCTCTATTTTTTAATGCATTTAAAACTCCTAACCAATATTTACTACTTTCATTTTCTCCAATTTCTAAACTAAGTACTTCTTTCATTCCATCTTTTGTAATACCTAATACTACATAAGCAGCTATTTTTTTAATTCTGTTATCTTCTCTAACAGAAAAATGAGTAGCATCAATAAAGATAACTGGATAAACTTTTTCTAAAGGTCTATTTTGCCAATCTTGAATATCTTGTAATATTTTATCAGTGACATTAGAAATGAAGCTTTCAGAACATTCAAAACCATAGATATCTTCGATTTGTTCAGATATTTGCCTAGTACTTAAACCACGCGCATACATATTTATGATTTTTTGATCAATCTCAGAAATATCTTTCTGTCTCTTTCTAACTATTTGAGGTTCAAAAGTAGAATTTCTATCTTGAGGAACTTCTACTTGGAACTCACCATAAGTAGAACGTACCTTTTTCTTTTTGACACCATTGCGATAATTAGTCCCATCAGAATGTTGATAGTTTTCATATCCAATATGTTCATCCATTTCAGCTTCCATCATAGATTTAATAGTTCCACCAAGAAGATCCTTTAGAGCTTCTTGGATATCTTCAGCAGTTTTAATATTGTATTCTTCAATTAAAGTAGCGATAATATTCTTCTTTCCTTCTGTTAATGGTTTTACTTTGTAAACTTCTTTTTTTTCTTTCATAAAAATAGCCTCCTATGATATTTAATATTCTATCATAGAAGACTATTAATTTTAATATTTACAGACTTTTTTCTACACTCTCTCCTAAATCATCGAAAATCTTCTTTTCTGCCTCCCAAAAATAGTGTTCTATTACATCATAATATTTAGATTGAAATTTTTCTAAAAATAAAGAGGTATCTGTAAGCACAACTTCAATTGCTTCAGCAAATAGTTTATCAAATTTCTTTGAAAGTAGTAAAACTTCTCGTCTAATATTTTTATTCCTTTCATTATTACTTTTCTCTTTATTTCTTCCATAGCTCGCTTTTTGATAAAAAACCAGGACACTACTCTTCTCTGGAAGTTCTCGGGTTGGTTTGGCAAGAATCGAGACATATGTGTTTTGTTTTTTGTCTTTATCCCGAACTATCATCAAATTACTTTCTCTAATATCCGAAATTAATTCAAACCGATTTTCTACTAACAAAAAAATTACTTTTGCTACTGCAAATCTGTAATTATCTATTTGCTCTTTCAGTAATATTCTCATTATTTCATTCCCTTTCATAAATTCTAAAGTTTCAGATGTCCTCAAGTTGTTCATAACGAGGAATTTCTATTGGTACACAAAATCTATCTTAATGTATTCTCTATCCCTTAATATAATCTATCCCCTACATGCATTCAAATTATTATAAACATCTTCCAAAAAAACACCCATAAGCGCTTTGTTCATTCTATCATCTTTTAACAACACAGAGAATAAGTCCATATTCTGCTCATATCCTTCCATCAACGCATCTTGTACTGCGTCAAAATAAGCAAATCTAAAGTCCTTGATATTATTGTTATTAGCGCTGTCTTTCAGTCTTGTATCTTTTAACAAAAGATCTCTGACTTGAAGTGCCGACTTCGTAGCGACATCAAAATCAAACTCTTTATTGTATATCACATTGATCTCATCAATAATTTTGGATAACTTCTCTTTGATTTGCTCATCAAAACTAACTTCTACCGGTTTAGGAGTTTTTATTTCGGGTTTAGATTCAATCTCAGTGCCATGAGTTCCTGTCTTCTTTTGTTTAAAGTTCGAAACTGAGATTTTATCAGCAATATCAAAATCATTCCCCATCTTTCCTATTTCTATTTCCTTGATAAGGTAAGATAGAAAATTGTATTTTTTATGCAGATCTACATTTTCATATCTTGTTGCTTGAATCAAAAACCCATAAAACCTTAAAAATCTTTTTATGGTACTTCGTATTTCAAGTTTTGTGAGATCATCATTTTTGTTTATGATATCTAAACTTCTTCCAAGAAGCGACCACATTTTCGCTTTTTCTTTTGAATTTCGCTTCTCTTGGTATAAATAACGATTAAATTCTTCCATGTGATCATAATCAAGAAAATGATACTGAGATAACTGTTTCTCCACCTCTCGAATAGCAGAAGGGGTTATGGTTTCTCCAAGGATAGTTTCTGTGTAGTACGGCTCAAAAGATTTCTGTATATCCTCATATTCATTTTTGAAATCGATGATAAAAGTCTTCTTATCATACCCAGGGTAAATTCGGTTCAGCCTTGATAATGTCTGTACCGCATTGACACCTCTTAATTTCTTATCCACATACATTGCACACAATTTTGGTTGATCAAATCCCGTTTGATATTTATTCGCCACAAGCAAAACCTGATAAAGATCGGTATCAAAAGCATCCACCAGTTTATTTTCAGGCATGTTATTCATGACAGGTTCCGAATACTCTTTTCCATCAAGAGTGACTTTACCGGAGAAAGCAACCAAAGCTTGTATTCCTGTGTAATTATGTTTATTAATATATTCTACAAACGCATTTTTATATTTTACGGCAGCCTGTCTGGAAGATGTAACCACCATAGCCTTTGCTTTTCCACCAAGCTCGTCCATAACATTATGCTTAAAATGCTCAATGATAATCTCAACTTTTTGAGAAATATTCGTATCATGAAGTTCAATATATTTTACAATTTTTCTTTTTGCAACTGTAGTATCAAGCTCAGGATCGCTTTCCACCGCCTTGTTTACCTTGAAGTAAGTCTTGTAAGTAACATAATTTTTAAGGACATCCAAAATAAACCCTTCTTCTATTGCTTGCTTCATAGAGTATAAATCAAAAGCCACCTTTTTTCCCTCGTGATTCATAGTGCCAAATAGCTGAAGTGTTGTAAATTTAGGCGTTGCGGTAAATGCTATCATAGAGACATTACTCGGCTTTCCGCTCCTACTTATCTCTTGTTCAATCTTATCTTGAAGTGTTACTTCTTCCGGATCGGCCATATATGGAACGATTTCTTCCGCTGCAATTCCAATCATTTCTGCAGAAGACAAAGAATAAGATACAGATTCCATTGCACTTCCGGATGTTGAAGAATGTGCCTCATCGATAATAATAGCGAAGTTTTTATCCTTAAGGTTGTCTACAGCATTCTTGATATACATAAATTTATGAATTGTGGTTACAATAATCTTGGTATTGCCGTTAAGTGCGATAGCTAAATCCTGTGAGGTACATTTGTCATCCATCACTTTAATAAGCCCTTCTTTGTGTTCCAAACTCATAACTGCATCTTGAAGTTGTCTATCTACAACAATTCTATCTGTAATAACACAAATCGTATTGAAGATAGGCTCATTCTTATCATTATGCAAAGAAGACAGCCTATGCGAAAGCCAAGCAATTGTATTTGTTTTCCCACTTCCCGCAGAATGCTCAATCAAGTAATTTCTTGAGGTTTCATTAACCTTGATATCTTTCACCAATTTTCGAACAGCGTTAAATTGATGATACCTTGGAAATATCAAAGTCTCTGTCTTTTTATTCTTACCAGTATTCTCGTCCTTTTTCTTTTCCTTTTTCAGATAAATAATCTTATCAATCAAATAAAGTAGTGTATCTTTGGTCAAAATATCTTCCCACATATACGACACATCTAAGCCATTTGAATTATGAGGATTCCCCTTACCGGATTCTATCCCATATCCCGAACCTTTATTGAACGGAAGGAAAAAAGTCGAACTACCATTTAATTTGGTAGTCATATATACTTCAAACAAATCCATAGCGAAATTTACAATAGCTCCGGATTTAAACTTGAACAGTCTGGTCTTAAAATCCCGTTCAAATTTATATTGGCGAATTGCATCTTCGTAATTCTGACCACTCGTATTACACTTCAGTTCAAATGTAGCAATTGCCAACCCATTTAAAAATATCACCAAATCGATTCGTTCATCCTTTTTATGATAAACTTCTTCCATAACAGTGAAGACATTCTTCTGATAATTTTCCAGAGCTTCTTTATTAAAAGAAGTTGCAGGCTTGCGATACATAAGATTTAATCGAATCCCAGTATCAAATTCAATCCCATGTTTGAGCACATCAACAAGACTCCTATAATCCTTATTGATTTCATTATTGAGGTAGTTGATAATGGTTTCTTCTGTTCTTTCTTTATATAACTTTCTGAGCTCATTAAGCTCCTTCTCTTGAGTAGATTCTAAAAAAGAAAATAGAATCTCCTTATCCATTGCCAGTCCGGCATCAAAGAACTTAGCGTCTCGTATAACATATCCATTGTTTTCTTTTAGATATTCAAGAATCAGCTTTTGAAAATCTTCTTTTTCGCGAAGCTCCCCTGTCTTAATCGCCATTTTCTATACCTCCAACTCGCTTTTTACCGGTAACATATTCATATATCAGACTCTTTTTATGCTCTTTGATAATATCTAACTGCTTTGCCTTTTTCGATATAACTAAATTTAATCTATTGCATCCTTGGTCGAGAAAGCGAACAATTTGACTCTGTTCACTTAAATCTGGGACACTTATTATCAAGTTTTTCAATAATTGCTGGCTTACATTAGGTTGTGTACCTCCCATTGCTATCATTAACATCTGATCTTTACTAGCTATTAAGCTATAATAAAGGTATTTGTAGTTTAAATCCTTTCCTTCCATTATCACGCAACACGCTTGATTAGTATATGCATCAATATTTGAAACAGCAACATTTCCAACTGAAGCCCCATACATCGCAACTACAACATAAGGTTTTTTGTAAAACCTTAATGTTCTATTAGATAATATAGCTAAGTCGGTAATTTTCTTTTCGGTATCATCGATGCTATCTTTACCATAGATATCCCCAGATTGAATCCAATGGCTTTCGCCATTATAGAATAACGAATTGGAAGAATCTGGAGTTGTTCCACTCCCCATTCCCCGAACTTCGTATTTAATTCTACTTATCCTCCAATCTTCAGGAATCCTCCCTATCCACTCAACACCACTATCTTTCATCTTGACATTTTTATTCAAACCTCTGGTTACTGTTTCTGTGATAAGAGATTTTTTGTACTCTTTTAATATCTCTATTTGCCTTTCTATTTTTTCGGTAATTCTATCTATCCTCTCACACTTTTCATCTAAAAAATCAGCAATCTGTCTTTGTTCTTGGACTGAAGGCATACAGTATTGGAACTCATTAAAATCCTTTTGATAGAGATGAAGAATAGTACTATTTCCTGAATTTTTGTAATTAAACCATGTCCAGAACACTTCTGAACATAGTACCCAGAACAAGAATTTTTTATTGTTTTTAACATTCAGATTTATCAATAATACTCCACTGTTTAAAGATGCTTTATCTGTAAGATTATTGACAATTGCAACTTTGCCCACTGTTCCATCCTTCGTAATAAGTAGATCTCCATTTTTAATTTTTATCTTGTCTGCCTGTTCCCAACGATATTCACTAATATGAACACAATTATTCCAATCAATTTTTCCGTTTGAAAAGTCCACACCTGTAATCAGATAAGGTCCCTCATCTACATATTCATCTGAAGTCAGTCCTTGCCATCCAATTCTTCCATACAAGTTAGCGATATACTTAATCTTATTTATTCGCCATATTTCCGGTATTTCTCCTATCCATTCAATTCCACTGTCTTTATATCCTTGCATTACTGCACCTCGTTCTTCATCAGATTAGCAATGTCATTCGCTAATTCTTCTTCAAGTTTCATAAATTCTTTAAGCAATTTTTCAGAACTTTCCGGTGCTTGATACTGATAAAAATATCTTGTAAACGGTATTTCAGCCCCTAATTTTTCCTTATTTGTGTTTGACACCTTTTTATTTTCATCGAAATCGTAATAGTAGATTGCATCCGGCACATGAGGAAGTACCTCTTTCTCAAAATACTCGTCCACATCTTGTGATAGTTTTACAATTTCAGAATCTTTCGTGGTAGTATCAATTTTTCTATTACCATGGCTGTCTTTTTGGATAACAGCAGTTTTATCAATCTCCGATAATTCAAAGCAAATATTACTGATTCTGCTTGGTGATTGTCCATCAATGTCATTTAAGAGTGATTTAACCTTCTTTTCAAATTTAGCGTAATCCTTAAATACATCTTCTGTAGCATTAGCTTTTAATAGAGCTATTGTTTCCGCAACATACTTTTCACCCTTGATGTATTTTTGGTACTTCTTTTCCGCTTCCTTATCCCTTGGATTCATTTCTTTTAATTCTTCATATTCCGCTTGATTGAATATGTTAGAGTTGCTTGTAAACAAATCGCTGCTAGCTAACTTTTCGATTGTCTCAATGTCTAGTTTTCCCGTCCTCTGCAACGGTTGATATACAACATATTCTTTATATAAAAACTCTTCATTAGGAAAAATTTTCGATTTATCCGTTTCCTTAAAATCCGAATACATTTTAGTGATCTCTTTTCTGCTTCCAAAGTCGATTTCACGTCTCTTTTTACCCAATGATTTTCTTAGTGGTTTATACATCTCAACTGCATTAATAAGTTGAACCTTTCCTTTTCTATCCTCTCTTTTATTTTTAGATAGTATAAATGCATAAATTCCAATATCAGTATTATAAAAAAGTTGATTTGGCAAGGCGATAATCGCTTCGATATAATCATTTTCTAAAAGCCATCTTCGAATTTGACTTTCTCCACTCGTTGTGCCTCCTGAAAACAATGGTGAACCATTTGTAATGATAGCAGCTCTTCCATTATTCGCCAGCTTATTGACTGCATGTTGCATAAAGAGAAGCTGTGCATCCGTTGTAGCTGGTAAACCTGCACCAAATCTTCCTTCAAATCCTTTATTATACTCGTCTTTTACTGCTTTTTCTTGACCTTCCGGAGCATCTTTCCCACCCCACGGTGTACCAAACGGAGGATTCATAATTACAAAGCGCATTTTTTGATTCTCAAAGCAATCCTTTTTTAATGTATTTGCTTCTTTTTCTCCACCTTTGATATTTCGGATATCTTGCCCTTTTATCAGCATATCCGCAGCACAAATAGCGTGTGAACTTTCTAAGATCTCCTGCCCAAACAATCTCACATCAACATTTGTATTTTTTCTCTTTAAGAAATCATGAGTTGTGGAAAGCATCCCGCCTGACCCACATGCAGCGTCCAAAACCGTTGCAACTTTACCATCTCCAGTTAATATATCATCACATCCTTCTGCAAGTAAAACATCCACAAGCAAACGAATTACCTCTCTTGGAGTATAGTGATCACCGGCATCAACATTTTCCGAATACCTTCTGATTATATCCTCAAAAATATATCCCATTTTATGATTATCAATATGTTTAGGATCAAAGTCTATTTCAGAAAACTTCTTAACCACACTGTAGAGTCTATTGTTTTTATTCATTTTCTTTATTTGATTCTTAGTATCGAGGTTGTTAAGAATGTTCTTTACATTTTCAGAAAATCCATCTATATAACTATTGAAGTTGGATTCTATGTTATCGCTATCATCTAATAGTCTTTTGAGTGTATAATTGCTGGTATTATAAAATGGATAGCCTGAAACTCTCTCATAAAATTGGGATGGCTTATTCGGATCTTGCTCAAATAACGAAATAACTTTGTCTTTCGTTTCTTCCAAAGCACATTCAAAACGTCGAATAATAACCATAGGAATAATCACATCTTTATACTTTTCAGCCTCAAATGCTCCTCTTAGAGAATTGGCAATTGACAGCACTAAATTCACTTCCTTTGTTACATCTATATGGGTTTCATCCCTATAATACTCATTGATCTCTTCTAAGTATGCTTTATTTGTTGAATTGTTCACTTCTATAACTCCTTTATCTTATCTTCTTTTGAAATAATCGATGATATTTTGGCAATCTGATCTTTACTCAATTTGAAATTGTTGTTTCTAATTACACTATATAAATCGGAATTCTTTATCAAAAAATTACATACTTCCAACGGTGGAGCCCCCCTAACATCTGAATAGAGCTTGTCTAATAATTTCAGTTCTTCGTCAGAAGGCGAAATAATCTCGACTAATCTTCTATACACTTCCGGAGTAGGAGCATTGACTCCATCTTCTATATATTTTAGATTGGAATTTGACAAATTGATTTTTCTCGCAAGTTCTCTTTGACTCATATTATTACTTGTACGGATTTTTCTAATAAGCTCTCCCAATTGAATTTTTATATTCTTAGTTTGATCAACTAATCCAATCAAAATATACCTCCTTTCTAATGTTCTATGTTCTATAACACAGAACATTATATCACAATTAATAGATTTTGTCTTTAATAAATGGGTGTATACTTTTTGGT harbors:
- a CDS encoding IS256 family transposase translates to MKEKKEVYKVKPLTEGKKNIIATLIEEYNIKTAEDIQEALKDLLGGTIKSMMEAEMDEHIGYENYQHSDGTNYRNGVKKKKVRSTYGEFQVEVPQDRNSTFEPQIVRKRQKDISEIDQKIINMYARGLSTRQISEQIEDIYGFECSESFISNVTDKILQDIQDWQNRPLEKVYPVIFIDATHFSVREDNRIKKIAAYVVLGITKDGMKEVLSLEIGENESSKYWLGVLNALKNRGVNDIMVICADGLTGIKEAIAAAFPQTEYQRCIVHQVRNTLKYVSYKDKRDFASDLKSIYLAATETQALENLDKVNGKWKEKYPNSMSSWYQNCDILTPIFKFSLEVRKVIYTTNAIESLNSTYKKLNRQRTVYPSE
- a CDS encoding type I restriction endonuclease subunit R, with the protein product MAIKTGELREKEDFQKLILEYLKENNGYVIRDAKFFDAGLAMDKEILFSFLESTQEKELNELRKLYKERTEETIINYLNNEINKDYRSLVDVLKHGIEFDTGIRLNLMYRKPATSFNKEALENYQKNVFTVMEEVYHKKDERIDLVIFLNGLAIATFELKCNTSGQNYEDAIRQYKFERDFKTRLFKFKSGAIVNFAMDLFEVYMTTKLNGSSTFFLPFNKGSGYGIESGKGNPHNSNGLDVSYMWEDILTKDTLLYLIDKIIYLKKEKKKDENTGKNKKTETLIFPRYHQFNAVRKLVKDIKVNETSRNYLIEHSAGSGKTNTIAWLSHRLSSLHNDKNEPIFNTICVITDRIVVDRQLQDAVMSLEHKEGLIKVMDDKCTSQDLAIALNGNTKIIVTTIHKFMYIKNAVDNLKDKNFAIIIDEAHSSTSGSAMESVSYSLSSAEMIGIAAEEIVPYMADPEEVTLQDKIEQEISRSGKPSNVSMIAFTATPKFTTLQLFGTMNHEGKKVAFDLYSMKQAIEEGFILDVLKNYVTYKTYFKVNKAVESDPELDTTVAKRKIVKYIELHDTNISQKVEIIIEHFKHNVMDELGGKAKAMVVTSSRQAAVKYKNAFVEYINKHNYTGIQALVAFSGKVTLDGKEYSEPVMNNMPENKLVDAFDTDLYQVLLVANKYQTGFDQPKLCAMYVDKKLRGVNAVQTLSRLNRIYPGYDKKTFIIDFKNEYEDIQKSFEPYYTETILGETITPSAIREVEKQLSQYHFLDYDHMEEFNRYLYQEKRNSKEKAKMWSLLGRSLDIINKNDDLTKLEIRSTIKRFLRFYGFLIQATRYENVDLHKKYNFLSYLIKEIEIGKMGNDFDIADKISVSNFKQKKTGTHGTEIESKPEIKTPKPVEVSFDEQIKEKLSKIIDEINVIYNKEFDFDVATKSALQVRDLLLKDTRLKDSANNNNIKDFRFAYFDAVQDALMEGYEQNMDLFSVLLKDDRMNKALMGVFLEDVYNNLNACRG
- a CDS encoding restriction endonuclease subunit S, which codes for MQGYKDSGIEWIGEIPEIWRINKIKYIANLYGRIGWQGLTSDEYVDEGPYLITGVDFSNGKIDWNNCVHISEYRWEQADKIKIKNGDLLITKDGTVGKVAIVNNLTDKASLNSGVLLINLNVKNNKKFLFWVLCSEVFWTWFNYKNSGNSTILHLYQKDFNEFQYCMPSVQEQRQIADFLDEKCERIDRITEKIERQIEILKEYKKSLITETVTRGLNKNVKMKDSGVEWIGRIPEDWRISRIKYEVRGMGSGTTPDSSNSLFYNGESHWIQSGDIYGKDSIDDTEKKITDLAILSNRTLRFYKKPYVVVAMYGASVGNVAVSNIDAYTNQACCVIMEGKDLNYKYLYYSLIASKDQMLMIAMGGTQPNVSQQLLKNLIISVPDLSEQSQIVRFLDQGCNRLNLVISKKAKQLDIIKEHKKSLIYEYVTGKKRVGGIENGD
- a CDS encoding type I restriction-modification system subunit M, whose translation is MNNSTNKAYLEEINEYYRDETHIDVTKEVNLVLSIANSLRGAFEAEKYKDVIIPMVIIRRFECALEETKDKVISLFEQDPNKPSQFYERVSGYPFYNTSNYTLKRLLDDSDNIESNFNSYIDGFSENVKNILNNLDTKNQIKKMNKNNRLYSVVKKFSEIDFDPKHIDNHKMGYIFEDIIRRYSENVDAGDHYTPREVIRLLVDVLLAEGCDDILTGDGKVATVLDAACGSGGMLSTTHDFLKRKNTNVDVRLFGQEILESSHAICAADMLIKGQDIRNIKGGEKEANTLKKDCFENQKMRFVIMNPPFGTPWGGKDAPEGQEKAVKDEYNKGFEGRFGAGLPATTDAQLLFMQHAVNKLANNGRAAIITNGSPLFSGGTTSGESQIRRWLLENDYIEAIIALPNQLFYNTDIGIYAFILSKNKREDRKGKVQLINAVEMYKPLRKSLGKKRREIDFGSRKEITKMYSDFKETDKSKIFPNEEFLYKEYVVYQPLQRTGKLDIETIEKLASSDLFTSNSNIFNQAEYEELKEMNPRDKEAEKKYQKYIKGEKYVAETIALLKANATEDVFKDYAKFEKKVKSLLNDIDGQSPSRISNICFELSEIDKTAVIQKDSHGNRKIDTTTKDSEIVKLSQDVDEYFEKEVLPHVPDAIYYYDFDENKKVSNTNKEKLGAEIPFTRYFYQYQAPESSEKLLKEFMKLEEELANDIANLMKNEVQ
- a CDS encoding helix-turn-helix domain-containing protein, with product MIGLVDQTKNIKIQLGELIRKIRTSNNMSQRELARKINLSNSNLKYIEDGVNAPTPEVYRRLVEIISPSDEELKLLDKLYSDVRGAPPLEVCNFLIKNSDLYSVIRNNNFKLSKDQIAKISSIISKEDKIKEL